A part of Miscanthus floridulus cultivar M001 chromosome 6, ASM1932011v1, whole genome shotgun sequence genomic DNA contains:
- the LOC136458957 gene encoding probable glutamate carboxypeptidase LAMP1, translating to MASRGSKQRQPLLHSPTPTAANGGGAAGRRRFLSFLAVTAALVASYHLLVPTNSSHYHALFLSLGSNATAAAHLRALTLRPHVAGTEANAAAARYVLHAFSSLSFPAHITPYSVLLSYPVHRSLSLAAAPGLAARPFSLVQETYEGDPYAEAAAEVLPTYFAYSGSGSVTAEVVYANYGHNEDYAYLASRGVDIAGKVALVRYGDIHCEDMVRNARAAGAAAAIVYTDAKDFGGSAAKGEKRKWFPDARWLPPTGVQVGTLYYGNGDPTTPLWPSCAAGDDCERLSMEELDGSEAMPGIPALPVSARDGETILKAMGGDVAPQKWQGGEGAPVYRLGPGPAVLNLTYIANETLATIENVFAVIEGKEEPDRYVIIGNHRDAWTFGAIDPNSGTAAMLEIAERLSKLQAKGWRPRRTIILCSWDAEEFALIGSTEWAEENMDTLASRAIAYLNVDISVFGPGGLRPRATPQLDELIREASKMVPDPDEPSQTLYDTMMRYHPPITRVAGAGTDFAAFVQHIGVPSLDMSYGLFEEYPVYHSLYDDYVWVERFGDPLFHRHVAVASVWGLIALKLADGEIIPFNYISYASELEECTKDIVDKCKGFPVSFSPLQKSIKQLESAATKIYKEKKLLQAENWSLKTRQYTLKVREMNDRLMMAERAFTNREGLAGRPWYKHMIYASSDQDDWGTKAFPGIVSAMDKVKKSNTTETWRSLQHEIYRVARAVSKASAVLDGKLT from the exons ATGGCCTCTCGCGGCAGCAAACAGCGGCAGCCGCTCCTCCACTCTCCCACGCCCACAGCCGCCAACGGTGGCGGCGCAGCCGGGAGGCGCAGGTTCCTCTCGTTCCTCGCCGTCACGGCAGCTCTTGTCGCGTCCTACCACCTCCTCGTGCCGACCAATTCGTCGCACTACCACGCGCTATTCCTCTCCCTCGGCTCCAACGCCACCGCGGCCGCCCACCTCCGCGCGCTCACCCTCCGCCCCCACGTCGCTGGCACCGAGGCCAACGCGGCCGCCGCCCGCTACGTGCTCCACGCGTtctcctccctctccttcccAGCACATATCACCCCTTACTCGGTGCTCCTCTCCTACCCCGTCCACCGCTCCCTCTCCCTCGCCGCGGCGCCCGGCCTTGCCGCCAGGCCGTTCTCCTTGGTGCAAGAGACCTACGAAGGCGACCCGTACGCCGAGGCCGCGGCGGAGGTCCTCCCGACGTACTTCGCCTACTCGGGATCCGGCTCCGTCACCGCCGAGGTCGTCTACGCCAACTACGGCCACAACGAGGATTATGCCTACCTCGCCTCCCGCGGGGTCGACATCGCGGGCAAGGTCGCGCTCGTGCGGTACGGTGACATCCACTGCGAGGACATGGTGCGGAACGCGCGCGccgcgggcgccgccgccgctatCGTGTACACCGATGCCAAGGACTTCGGCGGGAGCGCGGCGAAGGGGGAGAAGCGCAAGTGGTTCCCCGACGCGCGGTGGCTGCCGCCGACAGGCGTGCAGGTTGGGACCCTGTACTACGGGAACGGCGACCCAaccacgccgctgtggccgtcgTGCGCGGCTGGGGACGACTGCGAGCGGCTGAGCATGGAGGAGCTGGACGGCAGCGAGGCGATGCCGGGCATCCCGGCGCTGCCGGTGTCGGCCAGGGACGGGGAGACGATCCTCAAGGCGATGGGCGGCGACGTGGCTCCGCAGAAGTGGCAGGGCGGCGAGGGCGCGCCCGTGTACCGGCTCGGCCCCGGCCCGGCCGTGTTGAATCTCACCTACATT GCAAACGAGACTTTAGCAACCATCGAAAATGTGTTTGCGGTGATAGAAGGAAAAGAGGAGCCTGACAG ATATGTGATCATAGGCAACCATCGTGATGCTTGGACGTTTGGAGCAATTGATCCTAACAGTGGAACGGCAGCCATGCTTGAG ATCGCGGAGAGGCTGTCCAAGCTACAAGCGAAAGGGTGGAGGCCTAGAAGAACAATAATCCTGTGTAGTTGGGACGCAGAAGAGTTTGCCCTG ATAGGATCTACTGAATGGGCCGAGGAGAACATGGACACTCTAGCTTCGAGAGCTATAGCTTACCTGAACGTGGACATATCAGTGTTTGGTCCTGGGGGTCTTAGACCCCGTGCAACCCCTCAACTTGATGAATTGATCAGAGAAGCAAGTAAAATG GTACCAGATCCCGATGAACCATCTCAAACCTTGTATGACACCATGATGCGATATCATCCACCG ATCACTAGAGTGGCTGGTGCTGGAACAGATTTTGCAGCATTTGTCCAGCATATAGGGGTCCCGTCACTCGACATGTCTTATGGACTGT TTGAAGAATACCCTGTTTACCACTCGCTGTATGATGATTATGTTTGGGTGGAGAGGTTTGGAGACCCCTTGTTCCACAGGCATGTTGCAG TGGCCAGCGTTTGGGGTTTGATTGCACTGAAACTTGCTGACGGCGAGATCATACCCTTCAATTACATCTCTTATGCGTCCGAGCTGGAG GAGTGCACAAAAGATATCGTAGATAAATGTAAAGGATTTCCTGTCAGTTTCTCTCCTTTGCAGAAGTCCATCAAGCAGCTCGAGAGTGCTGCCACCAAAATTTACAAAGAGAAGAAG TTGCTGCAAGCAGAAAACTGGAGCCTAAAGACAAGGCAGTACACACTGAAAGTCAGGGAGATGAACGACCGGTTGATGATGGCCGAACGAGCGTTCACCAACCGAGAAGGACTCGCCGGGAGACCATGGTACAAGCATATG ATATATGCATCATCGGATCAAGACGACTGGGGGACCAAAGCCTTCCCTGGTATCGTCTCGGCCATGGACAAGGTTAAGAAGTCCAACACAACTGAGACATGGCGATCGCTGCAGCATGAGATTTACAGGGTTGCAAGGGCTGTGTCCAAGGCTTCTGCAGTCCTGGATGGTAAACTAACATGA